A single window of Luteitalea sp. DNA harbors:
- a CDS encoding sigma-70 family RNA polymerase sigma factor: MCPTWLSGQRDDLVQSAVMRLMQIVKKKGLEGEGEPPFAPFYLYKVAYSALVDEIRLVRRRRETAIEDHAAVVQAVTTENPERATASREVGRGIQDCLACLARDRRLAVTLYLQGHTVPEASRILDWPAKRTENLVYRGLADLRTCLMSKGIRP, translated from the coding sequence ATGTGTCCTACCTGGCTGTCAGGTCAGCGCGACGATCTGGTGCAGAGCGCGGTGATGCGACTCATGCAAATCGTGAAGAAGAAGGGGCTCGAGGGTGAGGGAGAGCCGCCCTTCGCGCCGTTTTACCTGTACAAGGTCGCGTACAGCGCCCTGGTGGACGAGATTCGCCTGGTGAGACGTCGCCGTGAGACCGCTATCGAGGATCACGCTGCCGTCGTCCAGGCGGTGACAACCGAGAATCCGGAGCGCGCCACGGCCTCGCGGGAGGTTGGCCGTGGCATTCAGGACTGTCTGGCCTGCTTGGCGCGCGATCGACGATTGGCCGTCACGCTGTACCTGCAGGGCCACACGGTTCCCGAGGCGTCCCGCATCCTGGACTGGCCGGCCAAGCGCACGGAGAACCTCGTTTATCGAGGTTTGGCGGACCTGCGAACGTGCCTGATGTCGAAGGGAATACGACCGTGA